CAAATAACTGGTATTCGCAATGCGAATGCCAGACTGGATCGAAATGTTTGTCCTCCAGTTTTTTGATGATAAACATTTGTGTTTCGGGGATCGTAGATTTTTGAACAGCTGCTTTCATATTCGACTCAATAACATTAATACATCCTTTTTGTTGACATGTTAGTGGTCAAATGTAATAAACTGATTGATAAAATACAGTCAGTATTGGACAAAAAAGTAGGAGGCATTGTACGCTTATTTCTAGATATTAGCTTTTAAATGCTAACCAAAATAGACACACACAATGAAAAAGTACTTAGCGATAGGCGTTATTTGCCTGGTCGCACTATTCAGCTTTAACGCTAGTTTAATAACAGATATAAAATCGCCGCGATTGGAGATCTTGCTCCTGGGGCACGACAGCCAGCACCATAATTCTGAAAAATTTGCAGAAATCATTTCCCAGGAATTCTTTAAAAATGGAATTAATATTTCATATACAACTGATGTAAATGATCTGAATGCAGAAAACCTGTCAAAGTACGACGCACTAATGATCTATTCAAACCATGATCAAATCACAGGGCCACAGGAAAAGGCTCTTCTGGATTATGTGAAAAGTGGTAAGGGATTTATTCCCGTTCATTGTGCATCCTTTTGTTTTCAAAACTCAGCTGCTTATATCGATATGGTAGGCGGACAGTTCAAGAGCCATAAAACAGGCGATTTTTCTGCAACAATTGTAGATGCCCAACATCCCGTTATGGAAGGCATAACGTCATTTAGCACCTGGGACGAAACTTATGTGCACGATAAGGTTGCAAAAGATATTCATGTACTTACAGAGCGGGTGGAAGGCGATCATCATGAACCTTATACCTGGGTTAAGAACTATGGTAAAGGCAAAGTGTTTTATACTGCTTATGGCCACGACGAACGTACCTGGAAAAATCCATCTTTCCTTAAATTGCTGGAGAACGGGGTATTATGGGCCGTTAATGATGAAGCAAAAAAGCGATGGGAAGAATTGCCTAAACCAGCTCCGGAATATAGTGATGCCAAACTTCCAAATTATGAAAAAAGACCTGGTGGCTTTAAACTGCAAGCTGCGCTGAGTCCCACAGAATCGCAATTAATGACCCAGATTCCGGTTGATTTTAAGTTGGAGATGTTTGCTTCGGAGCCTGATATATTGAAACCAATTGCCATGGCCTGGGACGAGCGTGGCAGGTTATGGATCGTAGAGACAGTTGACTACCCAAATACCGTTAGAGATATTAAGGGCGAAGGGCATGACAGGATTAAAATTTGTGAGGATACAGATGGAGACGGCAAGGCTGATAAATTCACCATTTTTGCCGATAAGTTAAATATCCCAACTGGTATTGTTTTCGCTAACGGAGGAGTCATTGTTGCTCAGGCACCTGATTTCATTTTCCTGAAAGACACAAATGCCGACGACAAGGCTGATATCAGGGAAACGATAATTAGCGGATGGGGCACATTTGATACCCATGCCGGTCCTTCAAGTCTACATTATGGATTCGATAATAAAATTTGGGGTACAGTAGGCTACTCAGGTTATAATGGAACGGTTGGTGGTAAAGCAATCAAATTTGGTCAGGGTGCCTTCCGTTTTGACGGTGACGGGAAAAATCTGGAGTATTTAGGTGGTACCAGTAACAATACCTGGGGCCTGGGATTCTCCGAAAACAATGATGTATTCCTTTCTACAGCAAACAATACCCATAGTGCTTTTTTAGGTATTCCGAGTCCTTACCTTGATAAAATCGGTGTTCTGGCTAACCAAGCCATAGATAAGATAGACGGACACTATGCTATGCATGTGGTGACCAAAAACTTACGTCAGGTGGATGTTTTTAACGGTTTTACCTCTGCAGCAGGACATAATCTATATACGGCCAGAAATTTCCCTAAAGCTTACTGGAACCGGATTGCTTTTGTTAATGAACCAACCGGACGTGTAGTTCACCAGGCCATACTGGAACCTTCCGGATCCGGATTTAAAGAAAAAGATGGCTGGAACCTGGTAGCCAGTGCCGATGAGTGGTTTGCGCCTGTGCAGACTGAGGTTGGTCCTGATGGTGCTGTTTGGCTGCTTGATTGGTATAATTTCATTATCCAGCACAACCCAACTCCTCCAGGTTTTGAAACTGGTAAAGGAAATGCTTACGTTAATCCGCTCAGAGACCGCGTACACGGACGGATCTATAAAGTGGTCTATAATAAAGCAAAGCCATCAGCCATCAAATCATTGGATAAAAATGACCCAAAATCACTATTAAAGGGTTTACAAAGTGATAACCTATTCTGGCGTATGACGGCACAGCGCCTAATTGTTGAAAAAGGGGATAAAACATTGGTGCCTGATTTATACAAAATGATCCGCAATCAAGAGGTGGACGAGCTCGGGATCAACGCACCGGCTATACATGCCTTATGGACATTGCATGGCTTGGGGATGTACAGCACAACTGAAGCTTTCCAGGTAGCAGTGCATGCATTGCATCACCCTTCTGCCGGGGTTCGAAAAGCAGCTTTACAGGTATTGCCTAATACGGCTGCCGCTCTGGCGGCTATCCAAGGAACAGGCTTGTTAAAAGATAAAAATCTAAATACCCGTTTGGCTGCATTTTTGAAAATTGCTGACCTGCCGGCATCGCCATCTATTGCGAATGACCTGCTTGTCGCTCAAAAGGATTCTGTAAACACTGGCGACAGATGGATTAAAGAGGCACTAAAAATTGCGGGTTCAAAACAGGTTAAAAATGCTTCGGAGTTAGCAAAAACACCAGCTACAAAACCTGCAGATAAAACGAAAGCAGACCAGGTGATTATCATAAAACCTATTGTAAATGCAATGAAGTTTGATAAAAAAACTTTTACAGTAAAAGCCGGGACAACAGTTGAGCTGGTGTTCGATAATATTGATTTTATGCAGCACAATTTGCTCATTCTTAAAAAAGGGAGTATGGAGAAAGTGGGGGCAGCCGCAGATAAACTGGCTCGGAATCCTAAAGGTGCAGAAATGCAATATGTACCTAAAATACCTGAAGTATTGTTTTATACACCCCTGGTAAATCCAGAAGCGAAGTTCAGATTGAGATTTAAAGTACCGGATGCAGTGGGCGACTATCCATATATCTGCTCTTTTCCTGGCCACTGGAGAATTATGAATGGGGTAATGAAAGTAACTAAATAACCAAATATAAACTAAACCTCTTCATCATGTCAAAATTAAGTGCTGAAAATTCCGGGGCTCAATCTGTTCCGGATATGAAACTCTTTTATGCCTGCTTTATATCACTGGTTACCACAGCATTCGGATTTATTCTGAGGGCTTTGATTTTACCTCAATGGGGCATTGACTTCAATTTAACCCAGACTCAGCTGGGTGAGATTGCGGGAGTGGGCTTATGGCCTTTCGCCATAAGTATTGTGCTTTTTAGTCTGGTAATCGATAAAATAGGTTATAAAACAGCCATGATATTTGCTGTAGTGTGTCATATATCCTCGGCATTTCTCACCATATTTGCTAGTGGATACTGGATGTTATATCTGGGCTCTTTCATTGTAGCCATAGGCAATGGTACTGTTGAAGCGGTAGCGAATCCGGTAGTGGCCACGATGTTTCCCAAACAAAAGATCAAATGGCTCAGCATCCTTCACGCAGGCTGGGCAGGTGGCTTAGTTTTAGGAGGCGTAATGGCACTGACATTAGGTGTTGAAACCAGGTGGGAATATAAAATAGCTTTGATATTGATTCCTACGTTGATTTATGGAATCATGATACTGGGTCGTAAGTTCCCGTTAAACGAAAGGGTTCAGGCAGGAGTGTCTTACAAAGAGATGCTTCAGGAAGTGGGGGCAGGTGGAGCACTGATTATTGTTACCCTGATTATTTTTCAACTTGGTGCCGTATTTAGATGGTCTATCCCAACCAATGTAATCATTACCCTGTTGATTACTGGAGGATTTTGGTATTACACCAGAAGCTTCGGCCGTCCTTTGTTTATTATTCTACTATTGGTGATGATTCCTCTGGCTACTACAGAACTGGGTACAGATAGTTGGATTACTGATTTGATGACTCCCGAAATGACCAAAATCGGACTTCAAGCCGGTTGGGTACTCGTTTATACTTCAGCAATTATGTTTGTATTGAGGTTTTTTGCGGGGTCGCTCGTGCATAAGATTTCCTCATTGGGCTTGTTGTCACTATGCTCCGGAGTTGCTGTAATTGGCTTATATATGCTTTCTGCATCTACCGGAATGATGATACTCGTAGCTGCTACCATTTACGGATTAGCTAAATCTTTCTTTTGGCCTACCATGTTGGGCCTCGTTTCAGAACAATTTCCAAAAGGGGGTGCGCTGACACTAAATATTACCGGCGGACTAGGAATGATTGCCGCAGGGGTAATCGGCGCAGGGATTCTTGGTTTTATCCAGGATAAATCTGTAGATAGGAAAATTGCACAATATGATGTTGTAAACCACACGGTTATCCATAATACCTATGTAACAGAAAAGAAAACCAGTTTATTTGGCGACTACGAAGGGTTGGACCAAACTAAGCTTTCAGGAGCTAGCCCTGAAGATCAGAACACTGTA
The nucleotide sequence above comes from Pedobacter riviphilus. Encoded proteins:
- a CDS encoding PVC-type heme-binding CxxCH protein; its protein translation is MKKYLAIGVICLVALFSFNASLITDIKSPRLEILLLGHDSQHHNSEKFAEIISQEFFKNGINISYTTDVNDLNAENLSKYDALMIYSNHDQITGPQEKALLDYVKSGKGFIPVHCASFCFQNSAAYIDMVGGQFKSHKTGDFSATIVDAQHPVMEGITSFSTWDETYVHDKVAKDIHVLTERVEGDHHEPYTWVKNYGKGKVFYTAYGHDERTWKNPSFLKLLENGVLWAVNDEAKKRWEELPKPAPEYSDAKLPNYEKRPGGFKLQAALSPTESQLMTQIPVDFKLEMFASEPDILKPIAMAWDERGRLWIVETVDYPNTVRDIKGEGHDRIKICEDTDGDGKADKFTIFADKLNIPTGIVFANGGVIVAQAPDFIFLKDTNADDKADIRETIISGWGTFDTHAGPSSLHYGFDNKIWGTVGYSGYNGTVGGKAIKFGQGAFRFDGDGKNLEYLGGTSNNTWGLGFSENNDVFLSTANNTHSAFLGIPSPYLDKIGVLANQAIDKIDGHYAMHVVTKNLRQVDVFNGFTSAAGHNLYTARNFPKAYWNRIAFVNEPTGRVVHQAILEPSGSGFKEKDGWNLVASADEWFAPVQTEVGPDGAVWLLDWYNFIIQHNPTPPGFETGKGNAYVNPLRDRVHGRIYKVVYNKAKPSAIKSLDKNDPKSLLKGLQSDNLFWRMTAQRLIVEKGDKTLVPDLYKMIRNQEVDELGINAPAIHALWTLHGLGMYSTTEAFQVAVHALHHPSAGVRKAALQVLPNTAAALAAIQGTGLLKDKNLNTRLAAFLKIADLPASPSIANDLLVAQKDSVNTGDRWIKEALKIAGSKQVKNASELAKTPATKPADKTKADQVIIIKPIVNAMKFDKKTFTVKAGTTVELVFDNIDFMQHNLLILKKGSMEKVGAAADKLARNPKGAEMQYVPKIPEVLFYTPLVNPEAKFRLRFKVPDAVGDYPYICSFPGHWRIMNGVMKVTK
- a CDS encoding MFS transporter; protein product: MSKLSAENSGAQSVPDMKLFYACFISLVTTAFGFILRALILPQWGIDFNLTQTQLGEIAGVGLWPFAISIVLFSLVIDKIGYKTAMIFAVVCHISSAFLTIFASGYWMLYLGSFIVAIGNGTVEAVANPVVATMFPKQKIKWLSILHAGWAGGLVLGGVMALTLGVETRWEYKIALILIPTLIYGIMILGRKFPLNERVQAGVSYKEMLQEVGAGGALIIVTLIIFQLGAVFRWSIPTNVIITLLITGGFWYYTRSFGRPLFIILLLVMIPLATTELGTDSWITDLMTPEMTKIGLQAGWVLVYTSAIMFVLRFFAGSLVHKISSLGLLSLCSGVAVIGLYMLSASTGMMILVAATIYGLAKSFFWPTMLGLVSEQFPKGGALTLNITGGLGMIAAGVIGAGILGFIQDKSVDRKIAQYDVVNHTVIHNTYVTEKKTSLFGDYEGLDQTKLSGASPEDQNTVTAIRDGAKKEALRYIVIFPLIMLGSYLLLMLYFRSKGGYKVVLLENRTTQEN